In Ptychodera flava strain L36383 chromosome 17, AS_Pfla_20210202, whole genome shotgun sequence, one genomic interval encodes:
- the LOC139115595 gene encoding uncharacterized protein produces the protein MCSNKLKKLQDNMSVLSELKELNISNNEISSLPDDICRQENLKFLDARNNSLRRLPNTFAESLANLQSLKLDGNPLQDPPLAVCLEGVDAIRKYQSRHYPSDQHSLFGSRDNNNRRQSEEKDTEDAEDSCNRSLPYGGKAYNSRRGESCFHHYVQFLRKGEKHTTQIHPDERKQVIDVSDEMKCEIAPNSVIKPCKISTEILQHTPESLRPSDGESAETESYKIGIETGCFERPPVVSMRSGQGSRRSHDRTRDTVVRSTDSNGNSVGLKSWKEGNIIKAEIPKSSVVTLVSKPKQYSFQLTNGDDLVVSCKNGDVEIDTAGMDDEDRKRAKITAQLMNVDENISVRARELVEENGGDVFALGTVLELQSDADISKPVAFELSLPSCGPLQSNLCETESLLLLKDGGDDRWHDVTDEVSDIQCKEKCLTFTTKLARGCTRFVVALADAGIDVEKTTRKATGMARKNCKMVNFLLLQNKENPKNLYVDCVVSDMRKDRLEEMKNEEYRRNSSLPFSCDIDLPEGERVYLHVGGDQFKVDKGSREYLTFYAKRRCFVLLTVSFDPSGDNDGDDHVQGYVKFTKTKNTDDDESVYCTLNFELPCPVKGKVPTSSPHPLDVAIDLIEEKLLSSDIKRFGRKLLSITDVDRIVYEDRDNTNEQIHQILQTWKKQKGNKALLIDLLSALENIGNKQLAETIQRSISADQQSRMTQTDPAEPVFNAPMNSQVQNNVHPTSHQREIKQDSQQRQQQQPTTVQPSMAFKGAKKSVKGSRRPPRGRGLPMSSAENSQNQMLMLNAFSIQGKGK, from the exons CATGTCGGTTTTGTCCGAGCTGAAAGAGTTAAATATCAGTAACAACGAGATTTCTAGTTTACCAGACGACATCTGTCGACAAGAAAATCTCAAGTTTCTGGACGCAAGAAACAACAGCCTGCGCAGACTCCCAAACACCTTTGCGGAGTCCTTAGCAAATCTGCAAAGCTTGAAGCTGGATGGTAACCCTCTGCAAGACCCTCCCCTCGCCGTCTGCCTTGAGGGTGTTGACGCTATTAGGAAATATCAAAGCAGACattatccatcagatcaacacaGTTTATTTGGGTCACGTGATAACAACAACAGACGACAGA GTGAGGAAAAGGATACAGAAGATGCCGAGGACTCCTGCAATAGGTCCTTACCATACGGTGGAAAGGCTTACAATTCTCGACGTGGTGAAAGCTGTTTTCACCATTACGTGCAGTTTTTAAGGAAGGGAGAAAAACACACGACACAGATACACCCAGACGAACGG AAACAAGTGATCGATGTATCGGACGAGATGAAATGCGAAATTGCACCGAATTCAGTCATAAAACCGTGTAAAATTTCTACCGAGATTCTCCAACATACTCCAGAATCCCTGCGGCCGTCCGACGGAGAAAGTGCTGAGACTGAGAGCTACAAAATTGGTATCGAAACGGGGTGCTTCGAGCGACCACCTGTTGTTTCCATGAGATCAGGTCAAGGGTCACGGAGGTCTCATGACAGGACGCGCGATACAGTAGTTAGGTCGACCGACAGCAATGGCAACTCTGTAGGGCTGAAAAGTTGGAAg GAGGGTAATATCATCAAAGCAGAGATTCCAAAATCGTCGGTGGTAACGCTCGTGTCAAAACCAAAACAGTATTCCTTTCAGCTGACAAACGGAGACGATCTAGTCGTTTCGTGCAAGAACGGGGACGTCGAGATTGACACAGCTGGAATGGACGACGAGGACAGAAAACGCGCGAAAATTACAGCTCAG CTTATGAATGTCGACGAGAACATCTCCGTACGCGCTCGAGAACTGGTCGAAGAAAATGGTGGCGACGTGTTCGCCTTGGGAACAGTTCTCGAATTACAGTCAGACGCTGACATCTCCAAACCAGTGGCCTTTGAACTCTCTTTGCCAAGCTGTGGCCCTCTGCAATCGAACTTGTGCGAGACAGAAAGCTTACTACTCCTAAAAGATGGTGGGGATGATCGTTGGCATGACGTCACGGATGAAGTTTCTGATATTCAATGTAAAGAAAAGTGCCTCACCTTTACAACCAAGTTAGCAAG GGGTTGTACTCGCTTCGTTGTTGCTCTTGCCGATGCTGGAATTGACGTCGAAAAGACCACTCGGAAGGCCACCGGAATGGcgagaaaaaactgtaaaatggtGAACTTTCTTCTTCTGCAGAACAAGGAGAACCCGAAAAACCTTTACGTCGACTGCGTTGTGAGTGACATGCGCAAAGACCGTCTCGAAGAGATGAAAAACGAGGAATACAGGAGAAATTCTTCTCTTCCGTTTTCCTGTGATATCGACCTGCCAGAGGGAGAGAGGGTTTACCTTCATGTCGGAGGAGATCAGTTCAAGGTCGACAAGGGCAGCCGAGAGTATCTGACGTTCTACGCTAAACGCCGGTGTTTCGTCCTGTTGACCGTGTCCTTTGACCCGAGCGGCGACAACGATGGGGATGATCACGTGCAGGGATATGTGAAGTTTACGAAGACTAAGAATACTGACGATGATGAATCGGTTTACTGTACTTTAAACTTCGAACTACCGTGTCCTGTGAAGGGCAAG GTTCCGACATCGTCGCCTCATCCTCTCGACGTCGCCATTGACCTGATAGAGGAGAAACTGCTTTCATCCGACATCAAACGTTTCGGGCGTAAACTGCTCTCAATCACTGACGTTGACAGAATCGTGTATGAAGATAGAGACAACACGAACGAACAGATCCATCAGATACTACAGACATGGAAGAAGCAAAAGGGAAACAAGGCGTTACTCATCGATCTTTTAAGTGCCCTAGAAAACATTGGGAACAAACAGTTAGCAGAAACTATCCAAAGGTCTATTTCAG CTGACCAACAATCTCGGATGACTCAGACCGATCCCGCAGAGCCCGTGTTCAACGCACCGATGAATTCCCAAGTTCAAAACAATGTCCACCCCACGAGCCATCAACGAGAAATCAAGCAGGATAGTCAACAacgccaacaacaacaacctaCTACAGTACAGCCATCGATGGCGTTCAAAGGTGCAAAAAAGTCGGTGAAAGGTAGCAGACGCCCGCCACGTGGTCGGGGACTTCCAATGTCGAGTGCTGAGAACTCACAAAACCAGATGCTCATGCTCAATGCATTCAGTATTCAGGGGAAAGGAAAGTAA